A DNA window from Actinomadura coerulea contains the following coding sequences:
- a CDS encoding glycosyltransferase family 4 protein: MTSREVCVVVPGGVDDAAAPSGGNRYDRRLCEELAASGRPVREVAVPGAWPRPDRAARAGLERALAALPGGSVVLMDGLVACGVPEIVVPAAGRLRLAVLVHLPLADEPGQGDLDAGEREVLEAAGAVVATSLWARDHLIAHHGLEPSRVHAVEPGTDPAPLASGTDGAARLLCVASVTPRKGHDVLVEALATIAHLSWDCECVGPLGGDPGHVARVRRLIGGHRLDGRVELAGPLTGKRLEDAYAGADLLVLASRAETFGMVVTEALARGIPVLATSVDGVPDTLGWDPSGAVPGMLVPPDDPVALGAALRRWLVEPESRDRLRASARLRRGMLPGWDETARRMSVVLSELRREAL; the protein is encoded by the coding sequence GTGACGTCCCGCGAGGTGTGCGTGGTCGTCCCGGGCGGCGTCGACGACGCCGCCGCCCCGAGCGGCGGCAACCGGTACGACCGGCGGCTGTGCGAGGAGCTCGCGGCGTCCGGGCGGCCCGTCCGGGAGGTGGCGGTGCCCGGCGCGTGGCCGCGGCCGGACCGGGCGGCCCGCGCCGGGCTCGAACGCGCGCTGGCGGCGCTGCCCGGCGGGTCCGTCGTCCTGATGGACGGGCTGGTGGCGTGCGGCGTCCCGGAGATCGTCGTTCCGGCGGCGGGGCGGCTGCGGCTCGCCGTCCTCGTCCACCTCCCGCTCGCGGACGAACCCGGGCAGGGCGATCTGGACGCGGGCGAACGCGAGGTACTGGAGGCGGCCGGCGCCGTCGTCGCGACGAGCCTGTGGGCCCGGGACCACCTGATCGCCCACCACGGTCTGGAGCCGTCCCGCGTCCACGCCGTCGAGCCGGGCACCGACCCGGCGCCGCTCGCGTCCGGCACCGACGGGGCGGCGCGCCTGCTGTGCGTGGCGTCGGTGACCCCGCGCAAGGGGCACGACGTCTTGGTGGAGGCGCTCGCCACCATCGCGCACCTGTCCTGGGACTGCGAGTGCGTCGGGCCGCTGGGCGGCGACCCGGGACACGTCGCGCGGGTCCGCCGGCTGATCGGCGGTCACCGCCTCGACGGGCGCGTCGAGCTGGCGGGCCCGCTGACCGGCAAGCGGCTGGAGGACGCCTACGCCGGTGCCGACCTGCTCGTCCTGGCCTCCCGCGCGGAGACGTTCGGGATGGTGGTGACCGAGGCCCTGGCGCGCGGGATCCCCGTGCTCGCGACCTCGGTGGACGGGGTTCCCGACACGCTCGGCTGGGATCCGTCCGGGGCCGTCCCCGGCATGCTCGTCCCGCCGGACGACCCCGTCGCGCTGGGCGCGGCGCTGCGCCGCTGGCTCGTCGAACCGGAGTCGCGCGACCGGCTGCGCGCCTCCGCCCGGCTGCGGCGCGGCATGCTGCCCGGCTGGGACGAGACCGCCCGCCGCATGTCGGTTGTTCTGTCCGAACTTCGAAGGGA
- a CDS encoding 6-pyruvoyl trahydropterin synthase family protein yields the protein MFAITVRDHVMIAHSFRGEVFGPAQHLHGATFVVDATFRRADLDPDGIVVDIGLATRELGEVLGALNYRNLDEEPDFAGVNTSTEFLAKVIADRLADRVGAGALGANAAGLAGITVTLHESHVAWASYEREL from the coding sequence TTGTTCGCCATCACCGTCCGCGACCACGTCATGATCGCGCACAGCTTCCGCGGCGAGGTCTTCGGACCCGCGCAGCACCTGCACGGCGCGACGTTCGTGGTCGACGCGACGTTCCGCCGGGCGGACCTCGACCCGGACGGCATCGTCGTCGACATCGGGCTCGCGACCCGCGAGCTCGGCGAGGTCCTCGGCGCGCTGAACTACCGCAACCTGGACGAGGAGCCGGACTTCGCCGGGGTCAACACCTCGACGGAGTTCCTCGCCAAGGTCATCGCCGACCGGCTCGCCGACCGGGTGGGCGCCGGGGCGCTCGGCGCGAACGCCGCCGGCCTCGCCGGCATCACGGTGACGCTGCACGAGTCGCACGTCGCCTGGGCCAGCTACGAGCGTGAGCTGTGA
- a CDS encoding zinc-dependent alcohol dehydrogenase, translating into MEREARAFWIRSPGEGEIRDVVLPEPGPGEVLVRTLFSGVSRGTEAIVFRGGVPPNQHAIMRAPFQDGAFPGPVKYGYLNVGVVEQGPAGLAGRTVFCLYPHQTRYVVPASAVSAVPDEVPPERAILAGTVETAVNALWDAAPLVGDRIAVVGAGMVGCSVAGVLAGFPGCRVQLVDTDPSRADVARALGVGFAHPDQAEGGCDLVFHASASEAGLARSLELLAPEGEVIELSWYGDRRVSVPLGEFFHSRRLTIRGSQVGAVPPSRRSRRAFADRIALALRLLAAPAFGELITGESPFAELPRLMPRLAGGELPALCHRIAY; encoded by the coding sequence ATGGAGCGCGAAGCGCGCGCCTTCTGGATCCGGTCGCCAGGTGAGGGCGAGATCCGCGATGTCGTCCTGCCCGAGCCCGGACCGGGGGAGGTGCTGGTCCGGACGCTGTTCTCGGGCGTGAGCCGCGGCACCGAGGCGATCGTGTTCCGCGGCGGCGTCCCGCCGAACCAGCACGCCATCATGCGGGCGCCGTTCCAGGACGGGGCGTTCCCCGGGCCGGTCAAGTACGGGTATCTGAACGTCGGCGTGGTCGAGCAGGGCCCCGCCGGGCTGGCCGGGCGCACGGTGTTCTGCCTCTACCCGCACCAGACCCGGTACGTCGTCCCGGCGAGCGCGGTCAGCGCCGTCCCGGACGAGGTGCCGCCGGAGCGGGCGATCCTCGCCGGGACGGTGGAGACGGCCGTGAACGCGCTGTGGGACGCGGCGCCGCTCGTCGGCGACCGCATCGCCGTGGTCGGCGCCGGGATGGTCGGCTGCTCGGTCGCCGGCGTCCTCGCGGGGTTCCCGGGGTGCCGCGTCCAGCTGGTCGACACCGACCCGTCCCGCGCGGACGTCGCGCGGGCGCTCGGCGTCGGGTTCGCCCACCCCGACCAGGCCGAGGGGGGCTGCGACCTGGTCTTCCACGCGAGCGCGTCCGAGGCGGGGCTCGCCCGGTCGCTGGAGCTGCTCGCACCGGAGGGGGAGGTGATCGAGCTGAGCTGGTACGGCGACCGGCGGGTCAGCGTCCCGCTGGGGGAGTTCTTCCACTCGCGGCGGCTGACGATCCGGGGCAGCCAGGTCGGCGCCGTCCCGCCGTCCCGCCGGTCGCGCCGCGCCTTCGCCGACCGGATCGCGCTCGCGCTGCGGCTGCTCGCGGCCCCCGCCTTCGGCGAGCTGATCACCGGGGAGAGCCCGTTCGCCGAGCTGCCGCGGCTGATGCCGCGCCTCGCGGGCGGCGAGCTGCCCGCCCTGTGCCACCGGATCGCCTACTGA
- a CDS encoding CDP-alcohol phosphatidyltransferase family protein yields MTRPAALARPAPRRPRLARGPELAAAAAAQLALLALLRPGHAGLAVGAGYALASWALLTAAFRRRPALGPADHVTLVRVVLTGGVAALVAGHLTGDAGVWPLVAAASAALVLDGVDGRVARRTGTVSRLGARFDMETDAVLVLVLSVEVARSAGPWVLAIGAMRYAFGAAAWTAPWLRADLRPSVARKAVAVVQGVALVVAASGVVPHSGALVAAALALLVWSFGRDVAWLAKRRHMADRVTRGAEEARRTQETRTTRGRGTDGARSARLLDPVAR; encoded by the coding sequence ATGACGCGGCCGGCGGCGCTCGCGCGCCCGGCGCCGCGCCGCCCCCGCCTGGCGCGGGGGCCGGAGCTGGCGGCGGCCGCCGCCGCCCAGCTCGCCCTGCTGGCCCTGCTCCGTCCCGGCCACGCGGGCCTGGCCGTGGGCGCCGGGTACGCGCTGGCCTCGTGGGCGCTGCTGACCGCGGCGTTCCGGCGGCGGCCGGCGCTCGGGCCGGCCGATCACGTGACGCTGGTGCGGGTGGTGCTCACCGGGGGTGTCGCGGCGCTGGTCGCGGGGCATCTCACCGGTGACGCCGGCGTCTGGCCGCTCGTCGCGGCCGCGTCCGCGGCCCTCGTGCTGGACGGCGTCGACGGCCGGGTGGCCCGGCGCACTGGGACGGTGTCCAGGCTCGGGGCCCGGTTCGACATGGAGACCGACGCGGTGCTGGTGCTGGTGCTGAGCGTCGAGGTCGCCCGGTCGGCGGGGCCGTGGGTGCTGGCAATCGGGGCGATGCGGTACGCGTTCGGCGCGGCGGCCTGGACGGCGCCGTGGCTGCGCGCGGACCTGCGGCCGAGCGTCGCGCGCAAGGCCGTCGCCGTGGTGCAGGGGGTGGCGCTGGTCGTCGCGGCGTCGGGCGTCGTGCCGCACTCGGGCGCGCTCGTGGCGGCGGCGCTGGCGCTGCTGGTGTGGTCCTTCGGACGGGACGTGGCGTGGCTGGCGAAGCGGCGGCACATGGCCGATCGTGTGACCCGTGGAGCCGAAGAGGCCCGACGTACTCAGGAGACCCGGACGACTCGGGGGAGGGGCACGGATGGAGCGCGAAGCGCGCGCCTTCTGGATCCGGTCGCCAGGTGA
- the ribA gene encoding GTP cyclohydrolase II: MDEGIDQKDIAEADLRTRRGVFRAVAFRDPVDGHEHMALVRGEVRGREDVLVRMHSECMTGDIFGATRCECGDQLGAALDAIAREGAGALVYLRGHEGRGIGLVAKVRTHILQDDQGLDTVDSATAIGLPVDVRDYGPAARILRHLGVRSVRLMSNNPVKVSALESYGVTVAARVPLLVPVSADNVRYLTAKRDRLGHDLPQLDAPAGVLGEVRR, translated from the coding sequence ATGGACGAGGGCATCGACCAGAAGGACATCGCGGAGGCGGATCTCAGGACCCGGCGCGGCGTGTTCCGCGCCGTCGCGTTCCGGGACCCGGTCGACGGGCACGAGCACATGGCGCTGGTGCGCGGCGAGGTGCGGGGGCGCGAGGACGTGCTCGTCCGGATGCACTCCGAGTGCATGACGGGCGACATCTTCGGCGCGACGCGCTGCGAGTGCGGGGACCAGCTCGGCGCCGCCCTGGACGCCATCGCCCGCGAGGGCGCCGGTGCGCTGGTCTACCTGCGCGGCCACGAGGGCCGCGGGATCGGTCTGGTGGCGAAGGTCCGGACCCACATCCTGCAGGACGACCAGGGCCTGGACACCGTCGACTCCGCCACGGCCATCGGGCTGCCGGTGGACGTGCGCGACTACGGCCCCGCCGCCCGGATCCTGCGGCATCTCGGCGTCCGGTCGGTGCGGCTGATGTCCAACAACCCGGTGAAGGTCAGCGCGCTGGAGTCCTACGGGGTCACCGTCGCGGCGCGCGTCCCGCTGCTGGTCCCGGTCAGCGCCGACAACGTCCGCTACCTCACCGCCAAGCGCGACCGGCTCGGCCACGACCTCCCGCAGCTCGACGCCCCCGCCGGGGTGCTCGGCGAGGTGCGGCGATGA
- a CDS encoding DNA polymerase beta superfamily protein, whose amino-acid sequence MNLPEGMADRLAADHPYPRAFLTVSGAHLYGFPSRDSDVDLRGVHLLPLEEIVGLDTGEETVTLMWDHAGVEADAVTHDLAKFCALLLRRNGYVLEQLMSPLVVATSPVHAELRSLVPGLVTFNHAHHYLGFARSQWKLFEQSRELKPLLYTFRVLLTGVHLMRTGEVEADLTRLAGDGPRYLPELIEAKRAAEHGALPRDAPDTSRLQDDIAALTALLEDERDRSALPEAPANRRALHDLVVRVRLG is encoded by the coding sequence GTGAACCTCCCCGAGGGCATGGCCGACCGCCTCGCCGCCGACCACCCCTATCCCCGCGCCTTCCTCACCGTCAGCGGCGCGCACCTGTACGGGTTCCCGTCGCGGGACTCCGACGTCGACCTGCGCGGCGTCCACCTGCTGCCGCTGGAGGAGATCGTCGGTCTGGACACGGGGGAGGAGACCGTCACGCTGATGTGGGACCACGCCGGAGTGGAGGCCGACGCGGTCACCCACGACCTGGCCAAGTTCTGCGCGCTGCTTCTGCGGCGCAACGGCTACGTCCTGGAGCAGCTCATGTCGCCCCTGGTCGTGGCCACCTCTCCCGTGCACGCCGAGCTGAGGTCGCTCGTTCCCGGCCTGGTCACCTTCAACCACGCGCACCACTACCTGGGGTTCGCGCGGTCCCAGTGGAAGCTGTTCGAGCAGTCACGAGAGCTCAAACCGCTCCTCTACACGTTCCGGGTGCTGCTGACGGGCGTCCATCTGATGCGGACCGGCGAGGTCGAGGCCGACCTGACACGGCTCGCCGGAGACGGGCCGCGCTACCTGCCCGAGCTGATCGAGGCGAAGCGCGCCGCCGAGCACGGCGCGCTGCCGCGGGACGCGCCGGACACGTCCCGCCTGCAGGACGACATCGCCGCGCTCACCGCCCTCCTGGAGGACGAACGCGACCGCAGCGCCCTCCCCGAAGCGCCCGCGAACCGCCGCGCCCTTCACGACTTGGTGGTCCGCGTCCGCCTGGGCTGA
- a CDS encoding DNA polymerase beta superfamily protein: MTQPDPSGALDLVRDHTVLSVVVGSRAYGLATDGSDVDRRGVYAAPAPLFWRFAKPPTHLDGPLPEQFSWELERFCELALAANPTVLECLWSPLVERVTPVGEELLAVRKAFLSRNAHRTFLRYAEAQFRKLEGDLRNVGAPRWKHVMHLLRLLESGLHLVRHGEPRLEVGGLRDRLLAVRRGEVGWDEIDVWRASLGAAMDGALDRSPLPPEPDRAAVEELLVSVRRRSVTW, translated from the coding sequence GTGACGCAACCCGACCCCTCCGGGGCGCTCGACCTCGTCCGCGACCACACCGTCCTGTCGGTCGTGGTCGGGTCGCGCGCCTACGGGCTGGCCACCGATGGAAGCGACGTCGACCGGCGCGGCGTCTACGCGGCCCCGGCGCCCCTGTTCTGGCGTTTCGCGAAGCCGCCCACGCATCTGGACGGCCCGCTGCCCGAGCAGTTCTCCTGGGAGCTGGAGCGCTTCTGCGAGCTGGCGCTGGCCGCGAACCCGACCGTCCTGGAGTGCCTGTGGTCGCCGCTGGTCGAGCGGGTCACGCCGGTCGGCGAGGAGTTGCTGGCCGTGCGGAAGGCGTTCCTGTCCCGGAATGCGCACCGCACGTTCCTCCGCTACGCCGAGGCCCAGTTCCGCAAGCTGGAAGGTGACTTGCGCAACGTCGGCGCGCCGCGCTGGAAGCACGTCATGCACCTGCTGCGGCTGCTGGAGAGCGGCCTGCACCTCGTCCGGCACGGCGAGCCGCGGCTGGAGGTCGGCGGCCTGCGCGACCGGCTCCTCGCCGTCCGCCGCGGCGAGGTCGGCTGGGACGAGATCGACGTGTGGCGCGCCTCCCTCGGCGCCGCGATGGACGGGGCCCTGGACCGCAGCCCGCTGCCGCCCGAACCCGACCGCGCCGCGGTCGAGGAACTGCTTGTCTCCGTTCGACGCAGGAGTGTGACCTGGTGA
- a CDS encoding ABC transporter substrate-binding protein, which translates to MRRTPLIGGTVVCAALALSLSACGGDDDGGSKGGAGAASLQGRGPITFVTGKDRSGYLQKQLDAWNTEHPKEQVRIIELPDEPNDQRQQMIQNATTRSDAYSVLNLDVVWTAEFAANRWLTQLPKDRIDLSKMLPATIATGQYRDKLYAVPSTSDAGMLYFRKDLLEKAGVAGPPKTYTEMWDACAKVKKLPEAKDADCFFTEVNKTESMTISAVEAIESAGGSIIGADGKPALNTPQAKQGVEFLVGAKKDHMPKEAVTLDTEGGRRYFQSGRLIFQRQWPYQYGLANSGDGSSKVAGRFAVAPLPGPNGPGVANLGGHNLAISAFAKNKATSLDFIRYLTGEQAQRANLLATSQAPTVAALYDDPEMVKKFPYLPVLKQAIAGARPRPVAVKYGDVTAAIQGEMYDAVTGKKPADQALTDLESKLQPLTAQ; encoded by the coding sequence ATGCGGCGCACTCCCCTGATCGGCGGCACCGTCGTCTGCGCCGCCCTCGCGCTGTCGCTCTCCGCCTGCGGCGGCGATGACGACGGCGGCTCGAAGGGCGGCGCGGGAGCGGCGAGCCTGCAGGGCCGCGGCCCGATCACCTTCGTGACCGGCAAGGACCGCTCGGGCTACCTGCAGAAGCAGCTCGACGCCTGGAACACCGAGCACCCGAAGGAGCAGGTCCGCATCATCGAACTGCCGGACGAGCCGAACGACCAGCGGCAGCAGATGATCCAGAACGCCACGACCAGGTCCGACGCCTACTCGGTGCTGAACCTCGACGTGGTGTGGACGGCCGAGTTCGCCGCCAACCGCTGGCTCACGCAGCTGCCCAAGGACCGGATCGACCTGTCCAAGATGCTGCCCGCGACCATCGCCACCGGGCAGTACCGCGACAAGCTGTACGCCGTGCCGTCCACCTCCGACGCCGGGATGCTCTACTTCCGCAAGGACCTGCTGGAGAAGGCCGGCGTCGCCGGCCCGCCGAAGACCTACACCGAGATGTGGGACGCCTGCGCCAAGGTGAAGAAGCTCCCCGAGGCGAAGGACGCCGACTGCTTCTTCACCGAGGTCAACAAGACCGAGAGCATGACGATCAGCGCGGTCGAGGCGATCGAGAGCGCCGGCGGCTCCATCATCGGCGCCGACGGCAAGCCCGCGCTGAACACCCCGCAGGCCAAGCAGGGCGTCGAGTTCCTCGTCGGCGCCAAGAAGGACCACATGCCGAAGGAGGCCGTCACCCTCGACACCGAGGGCGGCCGCCGCTACTTCCAGTCCGGCAGGCTGATCTTCCAGCGGCAGTGGCCTTACCAGTACGGGCTGGCGAACTCGGGCGACGGCTCGTCGAAGGTGGCGGGCAGGTTCGCGGTCGCGCCGCTGCCCGGCCCGAACGGCCCCGGCGTCGCCAACCTCGGCGGCCACAACCTCGCGATCTCCGCGTTCGCCAAGAACAAGGCGACCTCGCTCGACTTCATCCGCTACCTCACCGGCGAGCAGGCCCAGCGCGCCAACCTCCTCGCGACCTCGCAGGCGCCCACCGTCGCGGCGCTGTACGACGACCCGGAGATGGTGAAGAAGTTCCCGTACCTGCCGGTCCTCAAGCAGGCCATCGCGGGCGCCAGGCCCCGTCCGGTCGCGGTCAAGT